A portion of the Phocoena sinus isolate mPhoSin1 chromosome 9, mPhoSin1.pri, whole genome shotgun sequence genome contains these proteins:
- the TSPAN13 gene encoding tetraspanin-13, with protein MVCGGFACSKNCLCALNLLYTLVSLLLIGIAAWGIGFGLISSLRVVGVVIAVGIFLFLIALVGLIGAVKHHQVLLFFYMIILLLVFIVQFSVSCACLALNQEQQGQLLEVGWNNTASARNDIQRNLNCCGFRSFNPNDTCLASCVKSSHQCSPCAPIIGKYAGEVLRFVGGIGLFFSFTEILGVWLTYRYRNQKDPRANPSAFL; from the exons TTGGTTAGTCTGCTGCTCATTGGAATTGCAGCGTGGGGCATCGGCTTCGGGCTGATTTCCAGTCTCCGGGTGGTCGGCGTGGTCATCGCAGTGGGCATCTTCTTGTTCCTGATTGCATTAGTGGGGCTAATCGGAGCCGTGAAACACCATCAGGTGTTGCTTTTTTTT TACATGATTATTCTCTTACTTGTATTTATTGTCCAGTTTTCCGTATCATGTGCTTGCTTAGCCCTGAACCAGGAGCAACAG GGTCAGCTTTTGGAAGTTGGTTGGAACAATACAGCAAGTGCTCGAAATGACATCCAGAGAAATTTAAACTGCTGTGGGTTCCGAAGTTTTAACCCAAATGACACCTGTCTGGCT AGCTGTGTGAAAAGCAGCCACCAGTGCTCACCCTGTGCTCCAATAATAGGAAAATATGCAGGAGAAGTTTTGAGATTTGTTGGCGGCATTGGCCTCTTCTTCAGTTTTACAGAG ATCCTGGGTGTTTGGCTGACCTACAGATACAGGAACCAGAAAGATCCTCGTGCTAATCCTAGTGCATTCCTTTga